A region from the Triticum aestivum cultivar Chinese Spring chromosome 3D, IWGSC CS RefSeq v2.1, whole genome shotgun sequence genome encodes:
- the LOC123076996 gene encoding EKC/KEOPS complex subunit TPRKB, protein MRSFPVAGGRSVSLALFSDVSNSRELLDLMQSGKLEPEAAFINASLVPDVFPVLAAAHKALLSKSRESLTTRTLHSELVYNCSGSKHITESLKRCGIADDTQYILAARFDASDEEMKALEKLVSGTEIDLSELETRADQPKILKQYKITPQELSISTLPEAIVCRIAARDAL, encoded by the exons ATGAGGAGCTTCCCGGTGGCCGGCGGCCGCAGCGTCTCCCTCGCCCTCTTCTCCGACGTCTCCAACAGCCG GGAGCTCCTCGACCTGATGCAGTCGGGGAAGCTGGAGCCGGAGGCCGCTTTCATCAACGCGTCGCTG GTGCCGGACGTGTTCCCGGTCCTCGCGGCGGCGCACAAGGCCCTGCTATCCAAGTCGAGGGAGTCGCTGACCACAAGGACCCTGCACTCGGAGCTCGTCTATAATTGCTCTGGCTCGAAGCAT ATAACAGAGTCCCTGAAGCGGTGCGGTATCGCTGATGACACGCAGTATATCCTCGCGGCTCGGTTTGATGCTTCAGATGAAGAG ATGAAAGCACTGGAAAAGCTTGTCAGCGGAACCGAGATTGATCTGTCGGAACTGGAGACAAGAGCAGACCAACCAAAGATTCTGAAG CAATACAAAATAACTCCCCAAGAACTATCAATATCTACGCTGCCAGAGGCAATCGTTTGCAGGATTGCTGCTCGAGACGCTCTCTGA